In the Silurus meridionalis isolate SWU-2019-XX chromosome 6, ASM1480568v1, whole genome shotgun sequence genome, one interval contains:
- the wnt9a gene encoding protein Wnt-9a translates to MPDGRVAVWSTLTLIAALCSLPPPSHAYFGLTGNEPLSILPMSFQPEDGPARAHYKLCDRLKLEKKQRRMCRRDPGVAETLMEAISLSALECQYQFRFERWNCTLEGRYRANILKRGFKETAFLYAISSAGLTHAMAKACSAGRMERCTCDEAPDLENRKAWQWGGCGDNLKYSNKFVKDFLGKRSNKDLRARVDMHNSHVGMKVIKVGVDTTCKCHGVSGSCTVQTCWRQLAPFHKIGMVLKQRYETALKVASATNQAKGEGQLPNAPPRARAEPFSRTSDLLHIEDSPNFCQASVYSAGTAARKCHKDKNCDAICCGRGHNTQSRVLTRPCQCQVRWCCYVECKQCTQKEEVYTCKG, encoded by the exons GCTGACGGGGAATGAGCCCCTCTCCATCCTGCCCATGAGCTTCCAGCCCGAAGACGGACCAGCCAGGGCCCACTATAAACTCTGCGACCGGCTCAAACTGGAGAAGAAGCAGCGCAGGATGTGCAGAAGAGACCCAGGTGTAGCCGAGACTCTCATGGAGGCCATCAGCCTCAGTGCACTCGAGTGCCAGTACCAGTTCCGCTTCGAGAGATGGAACTGCACCTTAGAGGGGCGATACAgagcaaatatattaaaaagag GTTTTAAAGAGACAGCGTTTCTCTACGCAATCTCCTCGGCTGGTTTGACCCATGCCATGGCGAAAGCGTGCAGCGCAGGACGGATGGAACGCTGCACCTGTGACGAGGCTCCTGACCTGGAGAACCGAAAGGCCTGGCAGTGGGGGGGCTGCGGGGACAACCTCAAATACAGCAACAAGTTCGTCAAGGACTTCTTGGGCAAGCGTTCCAACAAGGACCTGCGCGCCCGCGTCGACATGCACAACAGCCACGTTGGAATGAAG GTGATCAAGGTGGGCGTGGATACGACGTGTAAGTGCCACGGCGTGTCCGGCTCGTGCACGGTGCAGACGTGTTGGCGTCAGCTGGCGCCGTTCCACAAAATCGGCATGGTGCTAAAGCAACGCTACGAGACGGCGCTGAAGGTTGCCAGCGCCACTAACCAGGCGAAAGGCGAGGGCCAGCTGCCCAACGCGCCCCCTCGTGCCCGAGCCGAGCCTTTCTCACGCACCTCTGACCTGCTGCACATCGAGGACTCGCCCAACTTCTGCCAGGCCAGCGTGTACTCGGCGGGGACGGCGGCACGGAAATGCCACAAGGACAAGAACTGCGACGCTATTTGCTGTGGGCGTGGCCATAACACGCAGAGTCGTGTGCTGACCCGGCCGTGCCAATGCCAGGTGCGCTGGTGCTGCTACGTGGAGTGTAAGCAGTGCACGCAGAAAGAGGAAGTCTACACATGCAaggggtaa